The following DNA comes from Anastrepha obliqua isolate idAnaObli1 chromosome 1, idAnaObli1_1.0, whole genome shotgun sequence.
TTTatccctcaaaagtgatattatcgccctCAAAGTATTGTACTACCCCACAACTGCAACGCATTTCTACCAGCTCtagaaacatttctggaactctattttcggtatagccatccgagccgtcttcaatttttccattactcTCTTTTGGCAGCCACAAcgctcgatcaaacagaaaaaacgcaaggagccatatcaggtgaattcgatggctgttggatgctATTCGTTTTGTTCTTGCTCAAAAAATCGTGGATAATGATGGCATCCTGCGACGGTTCTCAAGCTGcaaaaatccacgagttgttttcccacaaatactTTCTTttctggcgaattgcttcacgtaaacgcctcataacgcccaaataatagtccttattaactgtctgaccttctggcaaaaattcgtggtgtaaaATACCTTGCACGTCAGGTTTTTGAGAAAAGTACAAGTAATAAAACCGAAGGTCacgtttttatttgtgtttatccCTACTTTTCCGAAAACCTTAATACGATGTGCTCTTTTGGACACCAGCATCGTGTTCAGCGCACAAAAATGCATCAGAAACCAGtctcttacaaaaacaaaaaaaacaggtaCAATTGTTAGCTGAGAGCGTGGGGCGTCTTTGACGCTCTATTGCAATTTTACTGCTATGCTGCTATAGAGGGGAAATCAGTATATGTTCGTTCGTTTATGTACATAAGTGTTTGTAAAACAACAATATGACCCTATACGTGTACTTCGTCTCAGTTCGGAAATTTCTTCAACATCTCTTGACTTTCTGTTacttttctatataatttttctcTGCTTTATGCAACTTACGTTTTTTGTATCCTATTAAGGCCATCCAGGGATATTCATCGATCTTTGTGGCGTTACCACCATAAATACGACTGGTTGTCATTTGCCCACATTGGCCGGGAAGTGGCACTTTGCGCATATTTATAGACTCAGTGGGAGAGTTTTTCAGTAATATTGCTTTTTTAGTAGCTTTACGTGATTGTATGGGTTTAAGATCAATTTTAGGCTGTATTGGAGGTGTAGCATTTTGAATTGGGCAGCATATCTGAAAATGAGAAAGAAAGCATGCATTTGCATACAAAAACgtcttaatatttattttaagctaaattcataattttatttggaaataaaGATCGCTTTAACGGAGGCGGTTCGATAGTattagattaattttttttttttttgattttcgtaaataatttgaaatagtaAACTCACCAGAATCTTCCCATTCCAATAACCGCATTGGCTCTGactcaaataaaatttgttcacaTGACTTATTGGTTTGATTAATAGCAATTTGTAAAGCTTTttacaattttgcaaaattatacaGGAACCTGGCAAACCATGCGGCGTTTTGCAATGTCCAAAGTTAGGTGTTGCCGTCAAAGCACGAGGATGGTTGACTTctgaaaaataggaaaaaaattaaaaatgcatccacacgtatttacatatttttttttttttttacaaattactcGTACCACTAGATGAGCCGACTTCGATCGGttagagaaaaagaaaatattaaaattacacTGACGATAAAGGTACGACAGtcaaacttttaatgaaaaaatgataataaataaataaattatgaaaaagtattataaaaaaaaaaatttaattcaagttTTCGCaaaggaattttattaaaaaccttCATATTATGAGTTCCttagttaaaaattaaacttttcgtATTGATTCTGATTTTATAGTAATAccttatttatgttatttctcAGCAGCATAGCTCGAGTTTAACAGAGTGGGGTTATACCAGATGTAACGGTCGGTTTTCCGTGTGAAAGCACTCTCATATACTAATTCACATATTCATACTCATTATATTTACAAGTGCTTCCTAATTAGCGCACTAATATTATGACAATTTACTCTTGAGagcatgtatgtaaatgtagtggttgtttttttttttttgcaacattttctattttttttttttacttttatttaaatagtgGGATAAAAATCGCCAGAGTATTACACCGTTTGTGAGATCCCTCGTGTGTAAGGGAATGCTAAAATTCCATGTTAGTTAGCTTCTCCTTACTTCCCCGTTTCATAAAACGCTGCtcacatacaaaatttttaagaattattaTACTTACGAACCGCTGGCAGGCTGCTGGAAAATGCGCACATCAAGAGAACACTCAGAAACACTTGTCTTAACATCTTGAAATCGTTGTAATAACTGTTTTAGCGATGGGCTACTCCGCCGtctttatgtaaaatatttggaaCATCCACACGCGCATTCGAAGGCCATGTTATACCTGGCGTTGTACTTACATGCATAGATTGTTGTTGCTCATGCCAGCCATTTCACACGCGAAGATCATTCGCGCAGTGAGCGACACAGGTACAAGAACGACAAAGTACAAGAACGGTAGCTGGTGTAagtgtatgtacgagtacattgTTGTTCAAATGATCATTGTTGTTTAAGTGGTAcagcgcacatacatatatacatgcgtgtatatacgagtacattgtTGTTCAAGTGCTCATTGTTGTTCAAGTGGTAcagcgcacatacatatatatatacatgtattcaTAAAATGTCATTTAAATATCCCTTTTtgcaaattcaaagaatttttttgtttaaattttcttgTCTACAAGCACTAATGGTTGGTTTATTTCATGTTGTCGCTTAATTTATGCATTTACCAAAAGTAAAAAGTACAAATACAggtaaagttattttttattaaataatttttttaaataaaaatatatttaattatatattcaatTTAAATGTAAACTCTTAATTATAATATTGATGGTTTTCATGAAGCTTATGGCTGAATTGTCTCTTGAATCCAATCCATATAGTCGCCTACTCTGGTGTAGACCCCCGGCCAGCCGTCTAGGCCACAGGGTGTTGGTCCGAACGACACAACACCCGCTAAAAAGTAGTAAGATAGTGCTTTCTTTGTATTATCCAAGCTAATCAGTGGTCCGCCAGAGTCGCCGCGGCATGAATCCACTCCTTCTTTTCCACCAGCGCATATTTGTGTTGATTCCAGTGAAATTTTTTCTGTTGCATATTTCTCACGGCATTTGCTCATAGGCACGCCAGCGACCTCTGCTTTCAGCTTAAGTGAGCTGGTCGATTCAGTCTCCGTTTTTCCCCAGCCAGCCACATCCATTACGATGCCATCAAAAGTAGCCGATCGTAGATTGGCACTCGCCGGCAAACAAATGGGCCGTATGAAGTCGGTGTATTGAATACTTTTAGTGAGCCGCAATAGTGCAATATCGTGAAATTGATTTCTCGACTCTGGAACATATTGTGGATGTGCTATTGCCTTCTCCACTGGCACATCCGAATATGGTGGCGCACAATCCTTTTCGCCGCGTACATCAATCTCACAATCGGGGTTGGTGGTGGTATCCCATTCGCCAAGCCGCACGCCAGTCAATGACCAATCGCTCGGTATAGCTACGCCGTTGACGCAATGTGAAGCCGTGATGACGTAGCGTGAGTTTATTAGCGAGCCACCACAATGGTGTCCTTTTCTGCCGCC
Coding sequences within:
- the LOC129240307 gene encoding serine protease easter-like, with the protein product MIKPVLISVICVAAFLCGLSSAQFYFPNEATDVPNFGRCITPNRERALCIVLDDCKYLFNLLLSTPLLDSDRLYLSRSQCGYQNGKVLICCPDRYRNFVTIPSVTPTTQAPPVTPSNLLPQPGQCGNVLSNRIYGGNVTKIDEFPWMALIEYTKPGGRKGHHCGGSLINSRYVITASHCVNGVAIPSDWSLTGVRLGEWDTTTNPDCEIDVRGEKDCAPPYSDVPVEKAIAHPQYVPESRNQFHDIALLRLTKSIQYTDFIRPICLPASANLRSATFDGIVMDVAGWGKTETESTSSLKLKAEVAGVPMSKCREKYATEKISLESTQICAGGKEGVDSCRGDSGGPLISLDNTKKALSYYFLAGVVSFGPTPCGLDGWPGVYTRVGDYMDWIQETIQP